The Panicum hallii strain FIL2 chromosome 9, PHallii_v3.1, whole genome shotgun sequence genome has a window encoding:
- the LOC112876362 gene encoding LOW QUALITY PROTEIN: zinc finger CCCH domain-containing protein 62-like (The sequence of the model RefSeq protein was modified relative to this genomic sequence to represent the inferred CDS: substituted 1 base at 1 genomic stop codon), whose protein sequence is MSRMSISASAGRGRKGPAVPKLGKEEIDLLAMVDKHKQDGQLERLKVYECKAYLRMHKLRLTGKKEVLLIRIREHIEVKNDGEEKYPVSSFVLNCKGDACKGDFVMFEQNIXRRKKGAPREVKGRLCGQRTNAGRIIKESYGTAKQQHTFTIEILCSKGYKPWPPLHLLLIKGRNLYKDKTMRQPWPDEVERNRVIQEKHERGDLARKSRAARIHEKENKKLLSLNRNRIKDNKIKEQHNMNQKQPQETQQSQNVKSTNILQQRVSEKKDPSPQNGEPGNTRQQHISSKATTSHHNKVFPQKGATRTFKQEFNGHQISSNQHGGSQLKVLSDPTHTQQMFKDHHHGYQQRNEVLPQEVPMRTSRKAFVDHQAPSQHNGGLGKTNHHQISSKHTPSMLKYPQQPPKHQNHNEEDGLQST, encoded by the exons ATGAGCCGGATGTCCATATCGGCCTCGGCGGGCAGGGGCAG GAAAGGGCCAGCAGTGCCGAAGCTGGGAAAGGAGGAGATTGACCTTCTGGCCATGGTGGACAAGCACAAGCAAG ATGGTCAGCTGGAGAGACTGAAGGTTTACGAATGTAAAGCATATTTGCGGATGCACAAGTTAAGATTGACAGGCAAGAAGGAAGTGCTCCTTATTCGAATCAGAGAGCATATAGA GGTGAAAAATGATGGCGAGGAGAAGTACCCAGTGTCAAGCTTTGTTCTTAACTGTAAAG GTGATGCATGCAAAGGTGATTTTGTGATGTTTGAGCAAAACATTTAGAGAAG GAAAAAGGGAGCTCCTCGTGAAGTCAAGGGCCGCCTATGTGGTCAAAGGACCAATGCCGGTAGAATAATAAAAGAAAGCTATGGCACCGCAAAGCAACAGCATACATTCACT ATTGAGATTTTATGCAGTAAAGGATACAAGCCGTGGCCTCCCCTTCATCTGCTCCTCATCAAGGGCAGAAATCTTTACAAGGATAAGACCATGAGACAG CCATGGCCCGATGAAGTGGAAAGAAACAGGGTCATACAAGAAAAACATGAAAGAGGGGACTTGGCACGCAAGTCAAGAGCAGCCAGGATTCATGAGAAAGAGAATAAAAAGCTGCTGAGCTTAAATAG GAACAGGATCAAGGACAATAAGATCAAAGAACAGCATAACATGAACCAAAAACAGCCTCAAGAGACACAACAAAGTCAAAATGTCAAATCCACAAATATTCTTCAGCAAAG GGTCAGTGAGAAGAAAGACCCTTCACCCCAAAATGGTGAACCAGGGAATACTAGGCAGCAGCATATATCTTCAAAGGCTACTACTTCACACCACAATAAAGTGTTTCCACAGAAGGGTGCAACAAGAACTTTCAAGCAAGAGTTCAACGGTCATCAGATCTCTTCCAATCAACATGGAGGATCGCAGCTAAAAGTGCTTTCAGATCCCACTCATACACAGCAAATGTTCAAGGATCACCACCACGGTTATCAACAAAGAAATGAAGTTCTGCCTCAGGAGGTTCCAATGAGAACTTCCAGGAAAGCATTCGTAGATCATCAGGCCCCTTCCCAACACAATGGTGGATTGGGAAAAACCAATCACCATCAGATATCTTCAAAGCACACTCCTTCAATGTTGAAGTATCCACAACAGCCCCCCAAACATCAAAACCACAATGAAGAGGATGGTCTACAGAGTACTTAA